In one window of Camelina sativa cultivar DH55 chromosome 15, Cs, whole genome shotgun sequence DNA:
- the LOC109129089 gene encoding uncharacterized protein LOC109129089, with product MCSPSGFQTNQGPEPNLRAMMQQMLLGQANGQIEDAKKFAELNQKITSQYNDLNIKFESPKSKIETMENKLTSSSTIRMDQHKGKAIMPSTEFANAINLRSGKVLPEQKGVQPITEDSEEQDGEGFQQKDPQDEETIELDPLLEHTHDRVGDRVPSQEKIKPVATKEKEVWMPLIDAFSMIPPYQKFLKDVMMERIKEVQGMVTLSHECSAIIQKQVNAQKLRDPGSFTLPCSIGPLTFNRCLCDLGAFVIWEPQ from the exons ATGTGTTCCCCTTCAGGGTTTCAGACCAACCAAGGCCCAGAACCAAATTTGAGAGCAATGATGCAGCAaatgttgcttgggcaagcTAATGGGCAGATTGAGGATgcaaagaagtttgctgagctgaaccAAAAGATAACTTCtcagtataatgatctcaacatCAAGTTTGAAAGTCCAAAATCCAAGATTGAGACAATGGAGAACAAACTAACTTCTTCTTCCACTATAAGGATGGACCAACACAAGGGCAAGGCTATCATGCCCTCTACAGAATTTGCTAATGCAATCAATCTACGTAGTGGAAAGGTGCTACCAGAACAAAAAGGAGTGCAACCtatcactgaggacagtgaagaaCAAGATGGGGAGGGTTTTCAGCAAAAGGACCCTCAGGATGAAGAGACGATCGAACTCGACCCACTACTCGAgcacacacacgatcgagtgggTGATCGAGTACCTTCTCAGGAGAAGATTAAGCCAGTTGCCACCAAGGAAAAAGAAGTctg gATGCCTCTAATAGATGCTTTTTCTATGATCCCTCCTTACCagaaattcttgaaagatgTTATGATGGAGaggatcaaagaagttcaagggatgGTGACCCTTAGTCATGAGTGTAGTgccataatccaaaagcaagtgaaCGCTCAAAAGTTAAGAGATCCTGGTTCcttcactctaccttgctctataGGCCCTTTAACCTTCAACAGATGCCTTTGTGATCTGGgagcctttgtgatttgggagcctcaGTGA
- the LOC104746348 gene encoding uncharacterized protein LOC104746348 gives MQSILRSLMAQGHFYRGGRSAVVSRQSRNFCSSPDSITDGIESAIRKWRIVRPVVGLAWGVVVGYLTFGGRASEIRELRLKALKEANEFYKRSEKRWSELKEAGEFYERWDKALSELLGSARKH, from the exons ATGCAGTCAATTCTGAGATCCCTTATGGCGCAG GGTCACTTCTACCGAGGTGGGAGATCAGCGGTGGTGTCTCGCCAATCCCGCAATTTCTGCTCTAGCCCTGATAGCATCACTGATGGTATAG AGTCGGCTATTCGAAAGTGGAGGATAGTTCGTCCAGTTGTAGGATTGGCTTGGGGAGTTGTCGTAG gtTATCTCACGTTTGGCGGTAGAGCATCGGAAATTAGAGAGCTTCGGCTCAAG GCACTGAAGGAGGCTAACGAGTTCTACAAACGATCGGAAAAGAGGTGGTCTGAATTGAAGGAGGCTGGCGAATTCTATGAACGATGGGACAAGGCGTTGTCTGAATTGTTGGGGTCTGCTCGTAAACACTAA